One Denticeps clupeoides chromosome 3, fDenClu1.1, whole genome shotgun sequence DNA window includes the following coding sequences:
- the car15 gene encoding carbonic anhydrase 15 isoform X1 has protein sequence MFFTATVLSAIYVTAYAADFCYDEGHCDPYAWGDTYPTCHPLLEGHHSPINLDRHVTKDVALDALRLHGFDSVHKGQWTLSNDGHSIVLDIGSGMAVSGGGLPGSYQTVQLHFHWGSPSTNGSEHTMDTQRFPMEMHVVNVKSVHPNLSAAMEDPTGLAVLGVFIDVVYGDNVHFSPISKALPSIAYKGLACVNNYFLFKWRCHFYQSGLSLVLQSKNGRRRWRDLLLSPAGQTTAVRPFPLIGLLPQANLTQYYRYHGSLTTPPCSQVVVWTVYEVPVHISWGQLEQFTGGVYVTEEGAEHGTQLRDNFRHIHPVFSRVVHASRDARLLAGVAAARHASGLLLLLLPAGLCCLTPGLVRA, from the exons ATGTTTTTTACCGCCACGGTTTTATCGGCGATTTACGTGACCGCTTACGCCGCAG ACTTTTGCTACGATGAGGGCCACTGTG ATCCGTACGCGTGGGGCGACACGTACCCCACCTGCCACCCCCTGCTGGAGGGTCACCACTCCCCGATCAACCTGGACCGTCACGTGACCAAGGACGTCGCGCTGGACGCGCTGCGTCTCCACGGGTTCGACTCGGTGCACAAAGGGCAGTGGACCTTGAGTAATGACGGACACTCCA ttgtacTAGACATCGGCAGTGGAATGGCGGTGAGTGGCGGCGGCCTCCCTGGCTCCTACCAGACCGTCCAGCTGCACTTCCACTGGGGCAGCCCGTCCACCAACGGCTCCGAGCACACCATGGACACGCAGAGGTTCCCCATGGAG ATGCACGTGGTGAACGTGAAGTCGGTGCATCCCAACCTGTCGGCCGCCATGGAGGACCCGACCGGCCTGGCGGTCCTCGGCGTCTTCATCGAC GTTGTTTATGGTGACAATGTCCACTTCAGCCCAATCTCAAAAGCGCTTCCATCTATTGCCTATAAAGGTTTGGCTTGTGTGAATAACTACTTCCTGTTTAAGTGGCGTTGTCACTTTTATCAGTCTGGACTCTCTTTAGTATTACAGAGTAAAAATGGACGCCGGCGATGGCGTGATCTATTGTTGTCTCCCGCAGGACAGACGACTGCGGTCAGACCTTTTCCACTGATCGGCCTTTTGCCGCAGGCCAATCTGACGCAGTATTACCGTTACCATGGCAGCCTCACCACTCCTCCCTGCTCTCAAGTAGTTGTGTGGACCGTGTACGAAGTCCCCGTCCATATTTCCTGGGGGCAG CTGGAGCAGTTTACGGGCGGGGTTTACGTGACGGAGGAGGGCGCGGAGCACGGGACACAGCTCAGGGACAACTTCAGGCACATCCACCCCGTCTTCAGCCGCGTGGTGCACGCGTCCCGGGACGCCCGGCTGCTGGCGGGCGTGGCCGCCGCCCGCCACGCCTCcggcctgctcctcctcctcctgcctgcTGGCCTCTGCTGCCTGACCCCCGGGCTCGTCCGGGCCTGA
- the car15 gene encoding carbonic anhydrase 15 isoform X2: protein MFFTATVLSAIYVTAYAADFCYDEGHCDPYAWGDTYPTCHPLLEGHHSPINLDRHVTKDVALDALRLHGFDSVHKGQWTLSNDGHSIVLDIGSGMAVSGGGLPGSYQTVQLHFHWGSPSTNGSEHTMDTQRFPMEMHVVNVKSVHPNLSAAMEDPTGLAVLGVFIDVVYGDNVHFSPISKALPSIAYKGQTTAVRPFPLIGLLPQANLTQYYRYHGSLTTPPCSQVVVWTVYEVPVHISWGQLEQFTGGVYVTEEGAEHGTQLRDNFRHIHPVFSRVVHASRDARLLAGVAAARHASGLLLLLLPAGLCCLTPGLVRA, encoded by the exons ATGTTTTTTACCGCCACGGTTTTATCGGCGATTTACGTGACCGCTTACGCCGCAG ACTTTTGCTACGATGAGGGCCACTGTG ATCCGTACGCGTGGGGCGACACGTACCCCACCTGCCACCCCCTGCTGGAGGGTCACCACTCCCCGATCAACCTGGACCGTCACGTGACCAAGGACGTCGCGCTGGACGCGCTGCGTCTCCACGGGTTCGACTCGGTGCACAAAGGGCAGTGGACCTTGAGTAATGACGGACACTCCA ttgtacTAGACATCGGCAGTGGAATGGCGGTGAGTGGCGGCGGCCTCCCTGGCTCCTACCAGACCGTCCAGCTGCACTTCCACTGGGGCAGCCCGTCCACCAACGGCTCCGAGCACACCATGGACACGCAGAGGTTCCCCATGGAG ATGCACGTGGTGAACGTGAAGTCGGTGCATCCCAACCTGTCGGCCGCCATGGAGGACCCGACCGGCCTGGCGGTCCTCGGCGTCTTCATCGAC GTTGTTTATGGTGACAATGTCCACTTCAGCCCAATCTCAAAAGCGCTTCCATCTATTGCCTATAAAG GACAGACGACTGCGGTCAGACCTTTTCCACTGATCGGCCTTTTGCCGCAGGCCAATCTGACGCAGTATTACCGTTACCATGGCAGCCTCACCACTCCTCCCTGCTCTCAAGTAGTTGTGTGGACCGTGTACGAAGTCCCCGTCCATATTTCCTGGGGGCAG CTGGAGCAGTTTACGGGCGGGGTTTACGTGACGGAGGAGGGCGCGGAGCACGGGACACAGCTCAGGGACAACTTCAGGCACATCCACCCCGTCTTCAGCCGCGTGGTGCACGCGTCCCGGGACGCCCGGCTGCTGGCGGGCGTGGCCGCCGCCCGCCACGCCTCcggcctgctcctcctcctcctgcctgcTGGCCTCTGCTGCCTGACCCCCGGGCTCGTCCGGGCCTGA
- the car15 gene encoding carbonic anhydrase 15 isoform X3 — MFFTATVLSAIYVTAYAADFCYDEGHCDPYAWGDTYPTCHPLLEGHHSPINLDRHVTKDVALDALRLHGFDSVHKGQWTLSNDGHSIVLDIGSGMAVSGGGLPGSYQTVQLHFHWGSPSTNGSEHTMDTQRFPMEMHVVNVKSVHPNLSAAMEDPTGLAVLGVFIDTTAVRPFPLIGLLPQANLTQYYRYHGSLTTPPCSQVVVWTVYEVPVHISWGQLEQFTGGVYVTEEGAEHGTQLRDNFRHIHPVFSRVVHASRDARLLAGVAAARHASGLLLLLLPAGLCCLTPGLVRA; from the exons ATGTTTTTTACCGCCACGGTTTTATCGGCGATTTACGTGACCGCTTACGCCGCAG ACTTTTGCTACGATGAGGGCCACTGTG ATCCGTACGCGTGGGGCGACACGTACCCCACCTGCCACCCCCTGCTGGAGGGTCACCACTCCCCGATCAACCTGGACCGTCACGTGACCAAGGACGTCGCGCTGGACGCGCTGCGTCTCCACGGGTTCGACTCGGTGCACAAAGGGCAGTGGACCTTGAGTAATGACGGACACTCCA ttgtacTAGACATCGGCAGTGGAATGGCGGTGAGTGGCGGCGGCCTCCCTGGCTCCTACCAGACCGTCCAGCTGCACTTCCACTGGGGCAGCCCGTCCACCAACGGCTCCGAGCACACCATGGACACGCAGAGGTTCCCCATGGAG ATGCACGTGGTGAACGTGAAGTCGGTGCATCCCAACCTGTCGGCCGCCATGGAGGACCCGACCGGCCTGGCGGTCCTCGGCGTCTTCATCGAC ACGACTGCGGTCAGACCTTTTCCACTGATCGGCCTTTTGCCGCAGGCCAATCTGACGCAGTATTACCGTTACCATGGCAGCCTCACCACTCCTCCCTGCTCTCAAGTAGTTGTGTGGACCGTGTACGAAGTCCCCGTCCATATTTCCTGGGGGCAG CTGGAGCAGTTTACGGGCGGGGTTTACGTGACGGAGGAGGGCGCGGAGCACGGGACACAGCTCAGGGACAACTTCAGGCACATCCACCCCGTCTTCAGCCGCGTGGTGCACGCGTCCCGGGACGCCCGGCTGCTGGCGGGCGTGGCCGCCGCCCGCCACGCCTCcggcctgctcctcctcctcctgcctgcTGGCCTCTGCTGCCTGACCCCCGGGCTCGTCCGGGCCTGA